The Podarcis raffonei isolate rPodRaf1 chromosome Z, rPodRaf1.pri, whole genome shotgun sequence genome segment GAACATCAAAAGGCAGTATGCAGCTTAAAAGCGCAGcagtgtaataataaaaatattaagaatGTCAGATATATCAATAAAAGCTTGTGGTAAAGAATGTCAGGTTTGAAAGGCCCATCTGAGTAAAACAGTTTGCAGAAACAATGGCTTCAAGATACAAGGAAGGaatttctgactaaacatcaggaagaactttttgatagcaagagctgtttgaaatagAACGGTCTCTCTCAGGAggctgtgggctctccttccttgagggtttttaagcagaggttgactggccacctgtcatggatgcttgagctgagattcctgcattgcagggggttggactggatgaccctcagggtcccttccagttctgcaattctatgatgccTACAAGTTGAGCTTGGATGACTCTTGCCAAACCTCTGTacgcaaggagttccacagggcagggcatgTTGAACCACCCAGAGTTTCCCATCAGAAGGCTTAAGTGATCCAGGTGGGGCATAAGACATCAGGGGCTTCATAAAGCCCAATCGacttgaactgcagctcccatgagccctagCCAGTGCATCAAAGCACAGTTCTTGGCTCTCTCTGTTGCCTTGTGGCTCACTATGCTTGTGACAGTGGTGGCTTGTCCTTTTGCAGACACCGTCTTCTCCCGCGTGGAAGAGGAGCATCTCTGGGAGTGCAAGCAGCTGGGTGTCTACTCCCCCTTCGTGCTCCTCAACACACTCATGTTCTTCAACACCAAGTTCTTTGGGCTCCAGACAGCTGAGGAGCACATGCAGCTCTCCTTCACCAATGTCGTGCGCCAGTCGCGCAAGTGCACCACAGCACGGGGCACCACCAAGGTGGTGAGCATCCGCTACTATGCTCCCGTGCGGCACCGGAAGGGGAGAGGTAGGGAATGCTTTCCGCCCACATCCATTTGCTGCCCATCCGTTTTGGGGATGCCCCTGTCCTGACTGTACCTCCACACTCTCCCTGCAGACGGCGGCCTGGGCAAGCGGAAGCGAGAGGAGGAAGCGCCTGTCTTGGAGCAGCGAGAGAATCGCATGAACCCTCTGCGCTGCCCGGTCAAGTTTTACGAGTTTTATCTCTCCAAATGGTGAGAGCCTTTTGCAGCAGCTGACTGCCAGAGGGTGGagggcttctgaatgccagctgctgggaaaccgcaggaggggtgaggtggctcttgtgctcaggtcttgcttgcgggCTTTTCGTtagggcgtctggttggccactgcgagaacagaggGCCCTTGGCCCATTCCAGCAACAAGGCCCATTTGATATTCAGTTGGTTCCTGAAGGTTAGTTGGCTGGGCTCATGGGTCCCCAGTATGATGGCAGTAGGCCATGGACCCCCGCAGAGGCTTTCCCTGGTGCTTGGAGGGTAGTCCCTGACCCCAGTTTTCCCCTGCAGATATTAAGCTTGGGGAGGTTGACTGTTGCTTACTCCTCCAAAACTTTCACCCTCCAGAAAGATTGCACcatcctctccccgccccccaaagatACCCattaggcttaagaaaaagaaaaagcctccTTTTGAAGCCTAAATGTGTTGGTGGGAATGaactcctagtggtgcagcagtaaaggtgctagcacatttgcaaagctaagcagggtctggtatggtttcaaatgggATGGGGGACTGTGTGTTGAGAATTCTGCATTGTAGGGCATTGAgttagatggtcctcagggtcccttccaactctacaatgcctCATTTCTGTGTGCACAGGGTCGCAGTGCGCACAATTGCAGCTTGTGCATGGTGGTGCTCATGACAGTTTCTCTGCATTGCCTCTACTCGCAGGACCCCGAAAGCTtggcgacccccccccccccggttttgcTGTTAGGTAGATGCCGGTGGCAGGGGGAGGCTAGTGCCGTTGCTGCCAGTGGTGGTGGTAGTCATACGCAGTGGTGTTTTacccattcattttttaaaacggGCATCAAgggcggtggtggcagcaggatgcAGCAGGCATTGAGGCAGCCATTGTGAAGAGCAGGAGCAGGTTGTGTTGAAAGGTTTTGGCCAGAGCAGAAAGCCGCTGCTCTGCAGTCCTTGCTCCTCAGTGCAACTTGGGGTCCCCTGTCTCTTGGTTCAGGGCTTATGTGCTGAACCTGAAGAGCGGGCAGTGGGGGACCAGGGAAGGGTGGGGTTCCCGCCTAGGCCAGGAGCCCCTTCTCTGTCCTCATTGCTTATCTCctcttgccttccttccttccggcTGCAGCCCTGAAAGCCTGCGAAACCGCAATGACGTCTTCTACCTGCAGCCTGAGAGGTCGTGCATCGCCGAGTCGCCACTGTGGTACTCCGTCATCCCCATGGACAAAAGCATGCTCGAGAGCATGCTCAACCGCGTCCTGGCTGTGCGCGAGATCTACGAGGAGCACAGCCGCGGAGGCGGAGGCGGCCTGGATGAAGAAATGGACTGAGCAGGTGGTGCCAGTCTTGCCAGAGGGAGATTGGGGCCCCCCAGCACTACTCCAGCCAGCTAGTGGGtgactgtggggtgtgtgtggcttgcTGCCCCTTTCCTGCCTGGTTTGGCGGGCACATAGGGCTCTAGACACTCTCCACTATGTGATCACTTTCCCTCTGATGAGGAGccacccccaccctccctctcctcccacgcTGCCTAGgagtgcctgcttgcctgcccctTTCTCCTTGCTATGTGTTGGCTTGGGGGGAGTGTCACAGGTAGGCTCTTCGCCTGGGGAGGGAAGGGTGCAGGGCGTGCTGTTGCAGGAGAGCTGGGCTCTGGGGGTGCAGCCCCTGTGCCTGGTTGTGCTAATTGGGGCGGGGTGAATGAATTGGCTCCTTGCCGTGCACGTTCTCTTgcacggggtggggggtggggcttcTACAGTTCTCCCCTTGCCCACTAGATGGCAGTCCTCCCTACCCCCACGCATCCTCAACGGTTGAACACTCTGTTCTCTCTTGTATTGGGGGAGACTAGGCCCTAGCATTGCACCCTGAGCCGCCTTCTCCCCTGCTTCCTCGATGCTAGCTTTGCCGCCCACCCCACCACGCCCACTGCCCCATGAGGCAGAGGCTGCTCAGCATCCCACCAACCCTTTCCTCACCCATCTGTGTGTGTTGCGTTGAACTCTGAGCTAtggctggtgctggtgctggtgctgtCTGTTGAGCCTGTATATATTGTTCTGGCCCAGCCCTGTCTGTGTCCTTGTTGCCAGTGAGCCAGTCCGCGGGTCTCGTCGTCGTAGTGATGCCCAGGGCATTAGGACCTGCCCTCCCCGCgtctctctggaaaccattcatTTCAAATAAAGGCACAAAAATTTGGCCGACTTGTCTCCATCTCTTATTCCAGGGCTGTGGTCCTTGTCTCTGTGCCCCCAAAATGTGGTGATGCACGAGAACAGGGTTGGAGGCCCCATGTCCCAGCGACGTAGTTTCCATTGGTGGGTGTGCATGTGGCAGCCAGCATGCCTTACCAACTTTTATGCCCCCAGGGGAAGACCTCCACCCCCTTCCCTGACTTGGCTGCTTTGGGGCCCATCGCATCAGCTCTCTGCTCCGACTGAACCAGCCTTGAAGCGTGCTCTTTCCACTTCCTGGCCACTAAGGGGCAGCAGGCACCAAGAGAATCTTCCAAAGCGCCTGGCCATTGTCCACATGCCCAGTTCTCTTTTCTGCTTGTGGCTTTGCAGCAGCTGCTCCCAAAAGGAGAAGAGGCTGAAGTCTCTGCTTCAGGCATTTGGGGCTGATGCCTAGGAGAAGAGGGTCTCGAGACTTAGGACCAGCCTGGGACTTTCCCTCAGAGTCTCCCTTCTTCATTGGAAAGGGAGCTGTGAAGTCTCTGCTGCTTCTCCTAGCGTGGCAGAGTTGCTCTCTGATGAAAGGGCAGGCTTGGGAGGTAAAGGAGAGAGGGCTGAGGCTTCTTAATTCCTGAGCAGGTACAGGCTACCTTTCCTCCAGTCCAGGAATTCTCTGTGTGATCAGGCATTGGGGTAGGGATTTCGACTTGGTGGTGCATCTAATGCCCGTGGGAACACTTGGGTCTTGCTATCCAGTGTGAGGTTAGCAAAGTCCCTGGGCTAAACAGCCAGGTCACTGGACCTCCACTTGTTGCTTGATTTGCTGGACTTGCTCCCTCGCTTCTGCCCTCCGCCCCAAGCGGGGCTCTCGCTCACTCCCTCCGTCCGTGGACTGGCTTTCTCTGCAGGCTGCAGAGAGGGGCTGCTGGGAGGCGTAGCACTGGGGCAGTGAAGCAGGCGGTGGCTGGCAGGCTCTCCTTCCGGCTGCCCTTCTGGGCTGAGCTTGGGCTCATGACCTTGCCTGCACTTAGTGGTGGCCACATGGTACATCTCCACCATGTTgagcaggagggagaggcaggcGACGGCCAGCATGAAGAGGATGAAGATGGTTTTCTCGGTGGGCCGGGAGATGTAGCAGTTGACCGTGTTGGGGCAGGGCCAGCGGCTGCAGGTGTAGAGGGGCTTCAGCTCAAAGCCATACAGCACGTACTGGCCCAGGATGAAGCCCACCTCAAAGAGAGCCTTGAAGACAACATTGCAGAAGTATGTTCGCAAGATGGCCCCTTGCAGGCGGATCCTTCCGCAGGCGTCCCGCACAGGGGCTGTGCCAGGCCTGGGCTGAGCTGCTGGGCTGCTGCTGACCTCCACTTGAACCCCCGGGGAGGCCCCCAGCTCTTTCTCTTCCATGCGCACCAAGTGCAGGATGTGGCCCAGGTAGATGAGGCTGGGCGTGGAGACGAAGATGATCTGCAGCACCCAGAAGCGGATGTGGGAGATGGGGAAGGTCTGGTCGTAGCAGACGCTCTGGCAGCCGGGCTGCTTGGTGTCGCAGGAGAAGTTGGACTGCTCGTCCCCCCACACCTTCTCTGCTGCTGCCCCCAGGACGAGGATGCGGAAGATGAAGAGGACAGTGAGCCAGACTTTGCCCACCACTGTGGAGTGCTCCTGTGCGCTCTCCAGCAGCCTCCCAAGCAGGTGCCAGTCGCCCATGGGTGCAAGGCGGGCTTGCCCTGCAAGAAAGGGAGGTTCagacaatgggggtggggtgctgGCACTGCtgcctctcttcccctccctgccaacggggagggaggaggggcaggaccTACCTGTGCCAAGCAGGCTGCCCTTTGATGTATGAGGAGTCATTGTGCTTTTGTTCTCGGGGTAGGGCCCATTGTGTGCATGTCCCTTGAAAAGCCAGGCATTTAACCGGATAAATAGCTTAGTGTCCAGGAGTGGAGCTGAGCACCTGTTGCCTGCAAGGACAAGCCTTGGCCCAAAGCATAGTTCTTCCCCTCAGATCTGGGCACAGCTGGGAGATGGCCAAgaccccctttctccccctccgGCCCTATGGTATGGCCACAGCTTAGGGGCatagcacctgcttggcatgcagaaggcatgcagtttcaatccccaacatctccaggtagggctgggaacagCCCCTGCcccaaccctggagagctgctgccagtcagtgaggaCAATACTGATCTAAATGGAGCAGTGGTCCAACTTGGTTTATAAGCAAGCTTCCTATGCTACACACCACTAGTAAATAGTGCACCAAGATTGCTACCGGCCCAAGCTGGGGTTGTGCCCAAAGCAGCAAGTTCATAGAGCCAAGGTGgctgctggggggtggggtggtaagCCCTTCCAAAGTCAGACTCCACCCAGGTGCAGCAACACTCACCCTGTCTGCGTTCGGAGGTCCTGGCATCAAAACACTTCACATCCTGGCCAGCATCCCAGGTGTTGTCAGCTCCCTTGGGTGTCAGCAGCTCCTCCTTCGAGCCACCTCTGAGCGCCTGTCCGGCTGTCTCTTCCGCCGGTGACCACAATGGAGCTATGATCTCTTCCTGGTGTCTCTCCTCCCTGGGCTGGGGCTTTGTTGCCATTGGGGCTTTGCTGCTCATTGGCTGTTTTCATGACTGACCTCTGCAGCATCCACTGGGGGGTCACGTCCAACACTCTTATTTTTGGACAGCACACTTGGTTAATTATAGCCCCTCCTGCAGGGCGAGTGCGAAGGGTGAGTGGGGTTATATTTAGGCAGGAGCTCTCTGGTGAGAGGGACCTTGGAATGACCTGCGGACGAGAGAGGCTAGGCTCTGGGATGGTCGTTCTGCTTCCTCTAGCCGGTCACCACCTCATTGCCCTCGGAAGCCTCAGCATTCCTCCCTCTTGTGTCTGTAGCAATGGTAGGGAGAAAGTCAACAAAGAAAAAGgggaatatcccccccccccccgcatgtgcTACTAAAACTTTGGAccacccagtgaagctgaatattggaaaccttaacagacaaaagaaaggacttattTATGGTGTTCCCACCTGGTGATGGCCACCTACCTGGGTGGCTTTTGAagattagacaaaatcatggagaaCAAGGCTGTTGGTGGTCACTGACCCTGATTCCTGTGTTCTCCCTCTGCTTTGGAGACAGTAAacgaaaaccagttgctgggaatcccaagcGGAGAGAATTGTGTTGTGCTCATTTCCCAAGTGTGAGTTTCCAAGAGACATCTCCTTGGCCActcttgagaacaggatgctgaactagatgggcacctttggcctgatccaggaaccAGCATCATCTCACATTCTGAATGTGACATTTTGGGGGATGCAGTGCCTCTTGTGCAGCTTCTTGCAACAAGCCAGTATGCTCCCAACTCAAGAGAGCTGCTTCAGAAGTCAGGGAGAGTAGTGTGACAGGTTACCAACCTCCTTTGTGACCAGCCTCCTTGCCCACATCCCAGTCCAGTGGTACGCAGTGGCTTAtgttggggaggggaaataaatatatattgtgtTCTTgcacagtgcattttcctgtgcaGTGTACAAGCTAGTGTGTTGTGTGGtttgagtgctggactaggaccttgggAGGCCAGGGTTTGAATCTCCTCTGAAGCTCCCTAGGCGACATTGaaccactcactgcctctcaaccctaacccacctcacagggttgttgtggggattgagGAGGGGGGGTAACCATGTCCTTGAGCTCTCTGAAGGAAAGGTGAGAtgtaaatgcaatgcaatgcaaccaATCAATAAAACCACTCAGTGTTTATCAGGGACCACTTGAGGTGAAGAGGAACAAAACATTTTCAAGGTGAGCACAGCACAAGGTTCATCTGCCATGTGGACCTTAGCAATTTACCCTGCCCACTTACATACCAGTAAAATAAGCAGGTGGTGTCAGAAGGCTAGGCTTCActttatgcattttttttaaaaaaaataagtcaaCTGCATCATACGGAGTCAGGtctttggtccatgtagctcagtattgacaacactggctctccagggtttggatTAGTGAGTAGGGAGACAGTCCAAGTTCTGATCTGGAGGTGCCattggatttgaacctgggaccttctgtatgcaaagcagatgctctgcctcaGATCTGCCTTTTTGTTTACAGTTTTCTAAAACTAGATACCTGCATTTGTTTATAAGCCAAGGTTAACTCATTTAAAACTggaccattttaaaaataattgcaagTGTGAGTTGGGGATTTTGGGGAGAGCAGTGCACGGACGGGAACAACCTGTCCTCAGGCAGCTTTTCCTCATACAGGCTGAAAAACCTGCAGGGATTTCCCTCGGATCTTGTTCTTTGAAAGAGAAAAGGGTACTTGTGGATGAAGCACAGCTTCCAAACCTCCCCACCCACCTTACTCTGCAAATGTTTGACCTTCTTTGAATCGCAGCCCTGTCCCTCTGGCCTGAGTAGAGCAGCCTTCCTGTCAGCAATGTCTTTCATGCAGCAAGTTTTGATAGGCTATGCTCTTATCTTCACTGTTGGAGGTAGTATGCTCCAAAATCCCcactgctggaaactacagggaGGGAAAGGTTGCTGTTGGATCAGGTCCTGCTGACAGGCTtcccatctggttggcaactCTGCCGGATTAGATGGGCCACCAACCTGATCCAGCAGCGCTGTCCTTAGGTTCTTCAACCTCGAGTCTCCAGAGGTGGCTGTTCCCAGCCAGCTTAGCTAGTGGTCATCTTGGACactcaaggttgaagaacaccaGAATAGACTATGTAAGAGCCCTGCATGAAAACTTGCAGCAGTGTGGCCATTGAGGATTAGTGCCCTTCCTGAGCTCCCGATGAGAAGCGGTTATTCAATGGTCAGTACATGAGGCTACTCTCAATTAAGCAGGGGCTTTCCTCTCTGGGCATGTTGCTCAGAGCCGTTCCCAACCCACTGGAGATTTGCCCTGCTCTTCTTGCATGGAGCTCCAGAACTTGGGTTGAATGAAAGGTCTACCTTGTTAGACCTTCCCTACCTTGTTAGGAAAGAGGCACAGCTCAGGAGTAGGTCcaactgccttgcatgcaggaggttccaTTTGCCATGTGTCCAGTTAAGAAGGATCAAGTAGTACGCAATAAGGAGGACCCTGCAGAACTACTGTCAGGAAGCGGAGAAAAATCCTAGCTGGACAAAGAAGTCTGCCTTAGGATGCCAACTTCTGAAATACTGACATGCACAACTGCTGGAAGGATTGCCCCAGTTGCCAGGAGGGGCTTAATCTGAGTGTGTGGTTCCTACAACTTACTACTATTTGTAACAGACAAACCCCCAGATGAAAAACAACTCTTGAGTCGAGAATTGCAAAACCAGCTTTAATACTGTGTGACTGCTTTGGCAAAATGAGGTGTAGCAGGTGATGAAAATAGCCTGGGAATGCCCCACCTCTCTGCCCCCAACCCAATCTTCTTTGAACCCTGGCTAAAGGAGAGCAGCAGTGATGATGCAGAGGTGGGGGGTTGCTGGCTTTTTTTCCCCAGTGGGAGGGCTCGCCATCCTTTAACCTCTGCCTGGCTAGCAAATCAGGTAGTTGCAGTGAAAGCAGTGCCATTTTACCTTTTCTCTGTTGTGTTTAAAAGGCCCAGGAACACTCCCAATGCAGAAAGGAAGGGGCAGGAAATAGGTGGCCCCCCCTGGCCTGcatgagttgctgctgctgctgctgcaaacctTTTCCTCCAAAGCACTAGCCAGG includes the following:
- the LOC128406844 gene encoding LOW QUALITY PROTEIN: gap junction alpha-3 protein-like (The sequence of the model RefSeq protein was modified relative to this genomic sequence to represent the inferred CDS: deleted 1 base in 1 codon), whose protein sequence is MLQRSVMKTANEQQSPNGNKAPAQEERHQEEIIAPLWSPAEETAGQALRGGSKEELLTPKGADNTWDAGQDVKCFDARTSERRQGQARLAPMGDWHLLGRLLESAQEHSTVVGKVWLTVLFIFRILVLGAAAEKVWGDEQSNFSCDTKQPGCQSVCYDQTFPISHIRFWVLQIIFVSTPSLIYLGHILHLVRMEEKELGASPGVQVEVSSSPAAQPRPGTAPVRDACGRIRLQGAILRTYFCNVVFKALFEVGFILGQYVLYGFELKPLYTCSRWPCPNTVNCYISRPTEKTIFILFMLAVACLSLLLNMVEMYHVATTKCRQGHEPKLSPEGQPEGEPASHRLLHCPSATPPSSPSLQPAEKASPRTEGVSESPAWGGGQKRGSKSSKSSNKWRSSDLAV